The proteins below come from a single Gammaproteobacteria bacterium genomic window:
- the glmM gene encoding phosphoglucosamine mutase has product MNSTVNKRYFGTDGIRGRVGEKPITPEDMLHLGWATGKALALHPGGEVLIGKDTRESGYMMESALESGLSAAGMGVVLTGPLPTPAVAFLTRTSDAAAGIMISASHNPYHDNGVKFFSSDGQKLSDELEFKIETLLADENQTVESGALGKARRHTRAADDYVDYCLEQVGADLDLKDFTIVLDCAHGAAYEVGPKLLNKLGAEVVLAGALPDGKNINDECGSVHPQHISELVKKHNADLGIALDGDADRVVLADASGKIVDGDGILYVLGVYGQRNLRVADGIVGTVMSNLGLELACQERGIAFERSSVGDRHVLEKMYANSWTLGGEASGHIIQLDKSTTGDGLLTAISVLEVMHSTGRTLAELVSSMQIYPQSMINVPINGSVSAAIVLGDETVINAVREVESVLDCNGRVVLRPSGTEPVIRVMVEGVDAEQVETLVEQLTMAVVSSSAKH; this is encoded by the coding sequence ATGAATAGCACGGTCAATAAACGCTACTTTGGGACGGATGGTATTCGCGGCAGAGTCGGTGAAAAGCCAATCACTCCAGAAGATATGCTCCATCTTGGATGGGCAACGGGAAAGGCATTGGCGCTGCACCCAGGTGGTGAGGTTCTGATCGGGAAAGATACCCGCGAGTCCGGGTACATGATGGAATCTGCACTTGAGTCAGGACTGTCGGCAGCTGGTATGGGCGTGGTTTTAACGGGTCCCTTGCCAACACCAGCAGTCGCTTTTCTGACCAGAACCTCAGATGCGGCGGCAGGTATTATGATCAGTGCATCCCACAATCCCTACCATGACAATGGAGTCAAATTTTTCTCGAGTGATGGCCAGAAACTTAGTGATGAACTCGAATTTAAAATCGAGACGTTACTTGCTGATGAGAATCAAACCGTTGAGTCAGGGGCGTTGGGGAAGGCAAGACGCCATACTCGGGCCGCTGATGACTATGTGGATTATTGTCTGGAACAAGTTGGTGCTGATCTTGATCTGAAAGATTTTACAATCGTCCTTGATTGCGCCCATGGCGCGGCCTATGAAGTCGGCCCCAAACTGCTGAACAAACTAGGTGCAGAAGTCGTCTTGGCTGGCGCTCTGCCCGACGGTAAAAACATCAACGATGAATGCGGATCGGTCCACCCTCAGCATATCAGCGAGTTAGTAAAGAAACACAATGCTGACCTGGGCATAGCACTTGACGGAGATGCGGATCGAGTCGTGCTTGCGGATGCTTCTGGGAAAATTGTCGATGGTGATGGGATACTTTATGTGCTGGGGGTCTATGGGCAAAGGAATCTACGGGTAGCGGACGGAATAGTCGGGACTGTTATGAGCAATCTTGGCCTGGAGCTTGCATGTCAAGAACGTGGAATTGCTTTCGAGCGCTCCAGTGTTGGCGATAGGCATGTACTGGAAAAGATGTACGCCAACAGTTGGACCCTAGGGGGTGAAGCCTCCGGGCATATTATCCAGCTTGATAAGAGTACAACCGGCGATGGACTACTGACAGCGATCAGCGTCCTTGAAGTGATGCACTCGACTGGCCGGACGCTGGCCGAACTCGTGTCGAGTATGCAGATTTATCCGCAGTCCATGATCAATGTGCCGATAAACGGTTCTGTTTCTGCGGCCATAGTGCTGGGCGATGAAACGGTCATCAACGCAGTTCGTGAGGTTGAATCCGTGCTGGATTGCAATGGCAGAGTTGTCCTGAGACCTTCCGGGACCGAACCTGTTATTCGAGTCATGGTTGAGGGGGTCGATGCCGAGCAGGTAGAGACGTTAGTCGAGCAACTGACTATGGCTGTCGTGAGCTCGAGTGCGAAGCATTAG
- the folP gene encoding dihydropteroate synthase, producing the protein MGILNVTPDSFSDGGRYLWIEDAVRQAHLMVDEGADLIDVGGESTRPGSESVTVEVELKRIIPLIRQLSREVSVPISVDTSKPEVMKAAVEAGAAMINDIWALRRPGALEQARALDVPVCLMHMKGIPATMQQAPDYIDVVHEVKTFLQQRVDRCLAAGISSEKIVVDPGIGFGKRPEHNRRLIDEIGELQELGQPVLVGISRKSFLPSKVTGPDRDRLSAQYAAQAVVNGASLIRVHNVGMTAQFLKETRMAV; encoded by the coding sequence ATGGGAATCTTGAACGTCACACCTGATTCATTTTCTGATGGTGGTCGGTATCTGTGGATCGAGGATGCAGTAAGACAAGCGCACCTAATGGTGGATGAAGGTGCTGATCTGATCGATGTTGGCGGAGAATCGACTCGACCGGGTTCGGAGTCGGTGACCGTTGAAGTAGAATTAAAAAGGATCATTCCGTTGATTCGCCAACTGTCCAGGGAAGTCTCCGTTCCTATTTCGGTTGATACCAGTAAGCCTGAAGTTATGAAGGCGGCTGTTGAAGCTGGTGCTGCAATGATCAATGACATTTGGGCTTTAAGGAGGCCTGGCGCCTTGGAGCAGGCTCGTGCTCTGGATGTCCCGGTCTGCTTGATGCATATGAAAGGGATACCAGCCACTATGCAGCAGGCACCGGACTATATCGATGTAGTGCACGAGGTGAAAACATTCTTGCAACAGCGGGTCGACCGATGTCTTGCAGCTGGAATCTCGTCGGAGAAGATCGTCGTAGATCCAGGTATTGGCTTTGGTAAGCGACCGGAGCACAACCGAAGATTGATTGATGAGATTGGAGAACTTCAGGAGCTCGGTCAGCCGGTTCTCGTAGGCATATCCAGAAAATCGTTTCTACCGAGCAAAGTGACCGGACCGGATCGTGACCGGTTGAGCGCGCAGTACGCAGCGCAGGCGGTCGTAAACGGAGCCTCGCTTATTCGTGTGCACAATGTCGGCATGACCGCGCAGTTTCTTAAAGAAACCCGAATGGCCGTATAG
- the ftsH gene encoding ATP-dependent zinc metalloprotease FtsH has product MGNLTKNLILWLVIAMVLMAVFNNFTPRDSRTSAELDYSEFLHDVKQGRVEQVTINGSSIQGRTRAGQRFVTYSPGDPGLVNDLLEANVTIKAQKEESTSLLMQIFISWFPLLLLIGVWIFFMRQMQGGGGRGALSFGRSKAKMLTEDKNNITFADVAGVDEAKEEVQELVEFLSDPSRFQKLGGRIPSGVLMTGSPGTGKTLLAKAIAGEAKVPFFTISGSDFVEMFVGVGASRVRDMFEQGKKNAPCIIFIDEIDAVGRQRGAGLGGGHDEREQTLNQLLVEMDGFEGNEGVIVVAATNRPDVLDPALLRPGRFDRQVHVSLPDIRGREAILKVHMRKVPLAEDVKLSIIARGTPGMSGADLANLINEAALFAARGSKKLVAMEEFELAKDKIIMGAERRSLVMPELERKNTAYHESGHTIVARSLRPHTDPVHKVTIIPRGRALGVTMQLPEEDRYSHNREYLLARIAVLMGGRIAEEIFMGQMTTGAANDFEQATDLAQKMVQRWGMSDSLGPRVYGDNDAEVFLGRDVITHKNLSNSAAELVDKEITKIIEDQYVRAREIVEANREKIITMAEALLDWETLEAEQIDQIMRGERLGPPSVDDNSSGGDANDTQEDVADQTPLDGDAPSSDQPKVKPKMDSPASDSA; this is encoded by the coding sequence ATGGGCAATCTGACAAAAAATCTTATACTTTGGCTGGTTATCGCAATGGTACTCATGGCGGTGTTCAACAATTTCACGCCCCGGGACAGTCGTACCAGTGCGGAACTGGATTATTCTGAGTTTTTGCACGATGTAAAACAAGGTCGTGTCGAGCAGGTAACAATAAACGGCAGTTCGATCCAAGGCCGGACTCGAGCTGGCCAGCGTTTTGTCACCTACTCACCCGGTGACCCCGGACTGGTTAACGATTTGCTCGAGGCCAATGTCACCATTAAGGCCCAAAAAGAAGAAAGCACCTCCTTGTTGATGCAGATTTTCATCAGTTGGTTTCCGTTGCTACTGCTGATTGGTGTGTGGATATTCTTTATGCGTCAGATGCAGGGTGGGGGCGGGCGCGGCGCGCTGTCGTTTGGGCGAAGTAAGGCCAAAATGCTGACCGAAGACAAAAACAATATCACCTTTGCCGATGTTGCAGGTGTCGACGAAGCTAAAGAAGAAGTTCAGGAGCTGGTTGAATTTTTGAGTGATCCTTCTCGATTTCAAAAACTGGGCGGTCGAATTCCTAGTGGGGTGTTGATGACAGGCAGTCCAGGCACGGGTAAAACATTGCTCGCTAAGGCTATTGCGGGTGAAGCAAAGGTTCCGTTTTTTACGATTTCTGGTTCTGATTTTGTTGAGATGTTCGTCGGGGTTGGTGCGTCCCGCGTCAGAGATATGTTTGAACAGGGCAAGAAGAACGCCCCTTGCATCATATTCATAGATGAAATCGACGCAGTTGGGCGGCAGCGCGGTGCAGGTCTCGGTGGCGGACATGATGAACGGGAGCAAACCCTTAATCAATTGTTGGTTGAGATGGACGGTTTTGAAGGCAATGAGGGTGTCATCGTTGTTGCAGCTACAAACAGGCCCGATGTGTTGGATCCCGCGTTGTTAAGGCCTGGCCGATTTGACCGGCAGGTGCATGTGTCGTTACCGGATATCCGTGGCCGAGAAGCAATATTGAAAGTACACATGCGTAAAGTGCCCCTCGCAGAAGACGTTAAGCTGAGCATCATCGCGCGAGGGACACCTGGAATGTCCGGTGCTGATCTCGCTAATTTGATTAATGAAGCTGCACTGTTTGCAGCTCGGGGGAGTAAAAAGCTGGTTGCGATGGAAGAATTTGAGCTGGCCAAGGACAAGATTATTATGGGGGCTGAGCGCCGTTCGTTGGTGATGCCGGAGCTGGAGCGGAAGAACACCGCCTACCATGAATCCGGTCACACGATCGTTGCCCGGTCGCTTAGGCCGCACACAGACCCGGTCCACAAGGTCACTATCATTCCTCGTGGTCGAGCCTTAGGGGTTACGATGCAATTACCTGAAGAAGATCGGTACAGCCACAATCGGGAGTATCTTCTTGCCAGAATTGCTGTGTTGATGGGCGGCCGGATAGCCGAAGAAATTTTTATGGGGCAGATGACTACTGGGGCGGCCAACGATTTCGAACAGGCCACCGATCTTGCTCAAAAGATGGTCCAGCGTTGGGGTATGAGTGACTCGCTCGGCCCGCGTGTCTATGGTGACAATGATGCGGAGGTGTTCTTGGGCAGGGACGTGATCACCCATAAAAACCTAAGTAACTCGGCCGCAGAACTCGTCGATAAGGAGATTACAAAGATCATCGAAGATCAGTATGTCCGAGCACGTGAGATCGTCGAGGCGAATCGGGAAAAGATTATAACGATGGCAGAGGCCTTACTGGATTGGGAAACACTGGAAGCCGAGCAGATTGATCAGATTATGCGCGGTGAACGGCTAGGTCCACCATCAGTCGATGACAATAGTTCAGGTGGTGATGCTAACGATACGCAGGAGGATGTTGCGGATCAAACTCCGCTGGACGGGGATGCTCCATCATCTGATCAGCCGAAGGTGAAGCCTAAGATGGATTCGCCGGCAAGCGATTCTGCCTGA
- a CDS encoding RlmE family RNA methyltransferase, with protein sequence MRESQKEGYRSRAAYKLSEIDQKDRLIVSGDTVLDLGAAPGGWSQYATKKVGVEGKVFAVDLLPIVPIDGVVFIQGDIGDDALYCELELRLKNQPVGLVLSDMAPNLTGIKTADQANSLVLARLALSVALKSLGPNGRFVVKVFEGEGTADFRRELASSFGKVVVRKPQASRLDSAEYYLLASRPTEKC encoded by the coding sequence GTGAGGGAATCCCAAAAGGAAGGCTACCGTTCCCGGGCGGCGTATAAACTGTCAGAAATCGATCAGAAGGATCGACTGATCGTGTCCGGTGACACTGTTCTCGACCTTGGCGCAGCGCCTGGAGGATGGTCGCAGTATGCAACGAAAAAGGTAGGTGTTGAGGGCAAAGTCTTTGCGGTAGATTTGCTGCCAATAGTGCCCATAGATGGTGTGGTTTTTATTCAGGGGGATATCGGTGACGATGCGTTGTACTGTGAACTTGAATTACGGTTAAAAAACCAACCTGTAGGGCTTGTATTATCTGATATGGCCCCCAATTTGACTGGTATAAAAACGGCCGATCAGGCAAACAGCCTGGTTTTGGCGCGACTGGCATTGTCGGTCGCGCTGAAATCGTTGGGGCCCAACGGAAGGTTTGTGGTCAAGGTGTTTGAAGGCGAAGGCACGGCTGATTTCCGTCGCGAGTTAGCATCTTCATTTGGAAAAGTGGTTGTGCGAAAACCGCAGGCATCACGTCTTGACAGCGCTGAATATTACCTGCTGGCTTCAAGGCCCACGGAAAAGTGTTGA
- a CDS encoding YhbY family RNA-binding protein, with amino-acid sequence MKLTGNQIRHLRGLAHHKRTIVTVGLSGLTESVIGELESALKAHELVKIRLPTGNRLEKQAVLQQLCTSTAATSIQLIGRIGIIYRSGEPPVILLPGRNPTIAS; translated from the coding sequence ATGAAACTGACTGGAAACCAAATCAGACATTTAAGAGGCCTGGCTCACCACAAGCGGACGATCGTCACGGTTGGACTTTCAGGTCTTACCGAGAGCGTCATCGGAGAACTAGAGTCGGCCCTGAAGGCGCATGAACTCGTAAAAATACGATTGCCGACAGGCAATCGTCTAGAAAAACAAGCTGTGCTTCAGCAGTTGTGTACCAGTACTGCTGCGACATCGATACAACTCATCGGTCGAATCGGCATTATCTACCGATCCGGGGAACCTCCGGTCATATTGTTACCGGGGCGTAACCCCACCATCGCAAGCTGA
- a CDS encoding NRDE family protein: MCLILVAKGAHPSYPLIIIANREEYHSRPTQSLSFWHDHPTIAAGRDLTAGGTWFGLNRQGLFAAVTNFHEPTVAVKSDYSRGMLVLDWLRQKPESADCRLQNPGQLQRYQGVNVIFGNIATLWWDSNRVSDPRQIPAGITGLSNHLLDEPWHKITYGKQVFKNILSRSFRLDTFFELLSDRTPARGTATRGSGFLPDLTAAQSPIFVKGPLYGTRSSTVLLLNQQNQVELVERSYGPDAEILCENRLNFQLQPIS; the protein is encoded by the coding sequence ATGTGCCTGATCCTGGTCGCAAAAGGTGCTCACCCAAGCTATCCGCTGATTATCATTGCGAATAGGGAGGAGTATCACTCCCGGCCTACGCAAAGCTTATCTTTCTGGCACGACCATCCCACAATCGCTGCGGGGAGGGATCTCACGGCAGGTGGAACCTGGTTTGGCCTTAATCGCCAGGGCCTGTTCGCAGCGGTTACGAATTTTCACGAACCAACTGTTGCCGTGAAATCCGACTATTCACGTGGCATGCTGGTGCTCGACTGGCTTCGACAAAAGCCCGAATCAGCAGATTGTCGCCTTCAGAATCCTGGTCAACTTCAACGCTACCAGGGCGTCAACGTTATTTTCGGTAACATTGCTACCTTGTGGTGGGATTCAAACCGGGTCAGTGACCCTCGTCAGATTCCAGCTGGAATCACAGGGCTCAGTAATCATCTTTTAGATGAACCGTGGCATAAAATCACCTATGGCAAACAGGTCTTCAAAAATATCTTGAGCCGCAGTTTCAGATTGGATACGTTTTTTGAACTCCTGTCAGACCGCACACCGGCTAGAGGAACTGCTACCAGGGGCTCTGGCTTTTTACCCGATCTAACAGCAGCACAGTCCCCAATTTTTGTCAAAGGGCCACTTTACGGAACCCGCAGTTCAACGGTACTTCTGCTGAACCAACAGAACCAGGTTGAACTCGTTGAGCGGTCTTATGGCCCAGATGCGGAAATCCTGTGCGAAAATCGTCTCAATTTCCAGTTACAGCCCATCTCGTGA
- a CDS encoding DUF192 domain-containing protein produces the protein MEFSAEEEKPLVFAAWVAKTPEQRGRGFQGVCPGLVTERSLLFVFPAPVKANFHMSGVALPLDIVFIDVFRQVINIQRMALQESDRSTTYYRSDTVFQFALETAAGRLDQLRRNPRLWRMRVSNRNQ, from the coding sequence GTGGAATTTTCTGCCGAAGAGGAGAAGCCGTTAGTCTTTGCGGCGTGGGTGGCAAAAACTCCAGAGCAAAGAGGACGTGGATTCCAAGGGGTCTGTCCTGGCCTTGTTACTGAGCGGTCTCTCCTTTTTGTTTTTCCAGCGCCGGTTAAGGCGAACTTTCACATGAGTGGCGTAGCACTGCCGTTGGATATTGTGTTTATAGACGTGTTTAGGCAGGTGATCAATATTCAACGTATGGCGCTCCAAGAATCTGACCGGTCGACGACATATTATCGTTCCGACACAGTTTTTCAATTCGCACTTGAGACAGCGGCGGGGCGCCTGGACCAGCTCAGGCGAAACCCACGTCTATGGCGTATGCGGGTATCGAACAGAAATCAGTGA
- a CDS encoding Gfo/Idh/MocA family oxidoreductase yields the protein MIEPVKIGVVGVGYLGSIHARIYARLPGAALIGVNDVDSDAGKQVSAECGCSFYSNVDQLADSIDAVSVVVPTTCHREVSLPFLSRGIPVLLEKPVAHTLSDARSIVNEAQQTGTILQIGHLERFNAGVTRLHQELDRPRFIEVHRLSEFVERATDVDVVTDLMIHDIDIVLSLVQSELKYVSAVGARIVTNHVDIANARLEFEDGAIANVTASRVSAKRFRRIRVFADACYLALNFEDQQIEISRPGEQPPDGGFAPIINSSIQVEPTPPLDAELAHFIDCVREGAQPLVSGSDGLRALKVAYDVREKIERSLHSLV from the coding sequence ATGATTGAACCGGTAAAGATCGGAGTAGTCGGGGTTGGATATCTTGGCTCTATACATGCTCGGATCTACGCCCGGTTGCCCGGTGCGGCCCTGATTGGTGTCAACGACGTGGACTCAGATGCGGGAAAGCAGGTCTCAGCTGAATGCGGCTGTAGCTTTTATAGCAACGTAGATCAGCTGGCCGATTCCATAGATGCTGTCAGCGTAGTCGTGCCAACCACCTGTCATCGGGAGGTCTCGCTGCCTTTCTTGTCAAGAGGAATACCCGTATTGTTGGAGAAGCCGGTCGCGCACACCCTGAGTGATGCCCGATCAATTGTGAATGAAGCCCAGCAGACTGGCACGATACTTCAGATAGGGCACCTCGAACGATTCAATGCCGGGGTTACCCGACTCCATCAGGAACTGGATCGCCCACGTTTTATAGAAGTGCATAGGTTGAGCGAATTTGTGGAGAGAGCCACAGATGTTGACGTGGTAACTGATCTCATGATCCATGATATTGACATCGTGCTCTCACTGGTTCAATCAGAATTGAAGTACGTTTCTGCAGTTGGTGCCAGGATTGTGACAAATCATGTTGATATCGCGAACGCGCGCCTTGAATTCGAGGATGGTGCTATCGCGAACGTCACTGCAAGTAGGGTCTCAGCAAAAAGATTCAGACGGATTCGGGTATTCGCTGATGCTTGTTATCTTGCTTTGAATTTTGAGGATCAACAGATCGAGATATCTCGTCCTGGGGAACAACCACCAGACGGAGGGTTCGCGCCGATTATTAACTCTTCTATTCAGGTTGAACCGACTCCGCCACTGGATGCTGAGTTGGCCCACTTCATAGATTGTGTTAGAGAAGGTGCGCAACCGCTGGTGTCGGGCAGTGACGGATTACGAGCTCTAAAGGTCGCCTACGACGTACGTGAAAAGATCGAGCGATCGCTTCATTCGCTTGTTTAG
- a CDS encoding P-II family nitrogen regulator, translating into MKLVTAIIKPFKLDDVRDALGQVGIRGMTITEVKGFGRQKGHTELYRGAEYVVDFIPKMKIEVAVDTAIVDQVVETIINAARTEKIGDGKIFVYELEQIHRIRTGETDQDAL; encoded by the coding sequence ATGAAACTGGTTACCGCAATAATCAAACCCTTCAAGCTTGATGATGTACGTGACGCTTTAGGTCAGGTCGGGATCAGAGGTATGACCATTACCGAGGTAAAAGGCTTCGGTCGCCAAAAAGGTCATACAGAGCTATATAGGGGAGCAGAATACGTCGTAGACTTTATTCCAAAAATGAAAATAGAGGTCGCGGTCGACACGGCCATCGTCGACCAGGTGGTCGAAACGATAATAAACGCGGCTCGCACAGAAAAAATTGGAGATGGAAAAATATTTGTTTACGAGCTTGAACAGATACACCGCATCCGCACGGGTGAGACCGACCAAGATGCACTTTGA
- a CDS encoding peroxiredoxin: MAIQIGAPVPDVELKVMGEERPESVRTGELFQDKRVVLFALPGAFTPTCSKLHLPGYIELSDQIRANGVELIICLSVNDAWVMAAWGDVHGAGEEVMMLADGNGEFTRAIGLDSDMSGAGFGVRSLRYAMVVNDGVVTHLQVEEPRKFEVSDAKSILALL, from the coding sequence ATGGCAATACAGATTGGTGCACCAGTTCCAGATGTAGAACTTAAGGTTATGGGTGAAGAACGGCCGGAGTCGGTTCGTACTGGTGAGCTCTTTCAGGATAAGCGGGTGGTGTTGTTTGCGCTACCCGGTGCATTTACGCCTACATGTTCGAAGCTTCATCTGCCAGGATATATTGAGTTATCCGACCAAATTCGTGCCAACGGTGTGGAACTCATTATCTGCCTTTCAGTGAATGATGCATGGGTGATGGCCGCCTGGGGAGATGTTCACGGGGCAGGTGAGGAAGTGATGATGCTGGCGGATGGTAATGGAGAATTTACCAGGGCTATCGGCCTGGACTCCGATATGTCCGGTGCGGGCTTTGGTGTTCGCTCATTGCGGTATGCGATGGTCGTGAACGACGGCGTTGTTACACACCTGCAAGTTGAGGAACCCAGAAAGTTCGAAGTCAGCGATGCAAAAAGCATTTTGGCGCTGTTGTAG
- the ltaE gene encoding low-specificity L-threonine aldolase: MRQAMLNADVGDDVYGEDPTAAALEEKAAELLKTESALFVTSGTQSNLLALLSHCQRGDEYIAGSQAHSYLEEGGGGAVLASIQPQPIENSHDGTIDLNKVEAAIKPDDFHYATTRLFCLENTFYGQPLPITYLEEAATLARHHGLSLHLDGARLFNAAIKQNTPAHEISQHFDSISACLSKGLGAPMGSVLCGTRKFIQDARRWRKMLGGGWRQAGIVASAGLYALEHNIERLVDDHENALLLSRLLEEIDGLAIDKPKERTNMVFVTVPEVIVPELTPRLRQAGILITCESNPVRLVTHLDIDKPAIYRSVEAFRHALSH; the protein is encoded by the coding sequence ATGCGTCAAGCTATGCTTAATGCTGATGTTGGCGATGACGTTTATGGGGAAGATCCGACGGCCGCCGCTCTAGAAGAGAAAGCAGCCGAACTATTGAAAACGGAATCTGCACTTTTTGTGACAAGCGGTACCCAGAGCAACCTCCTGGCTCTGCTGAGCCATTGCCAGCGTGGGGACGAATACATTGCGGGTAGCCAGGCACACAGTTACCTCGAAGAAGGTGGGGGTGGAGCCGTTTTGGCCAGTATCCAACCACAGCCAATTGAAAACAGTCACGACGGTACCATCGATTTGAACAAGGTCGAAGCTGCGATCAAACCAGATGACTTTCACTACGCAACGACCCGACTGTTCTGCCTGGAAAACACTTTTTATGGCCAACCTCTACCCATTACCTATCTGGAAGAGGCGGCCACTCTGGCCCGGCACCATGGATTGTCGTTGCATCTAGATGGTGCCCGCTTATTCAATGCGGCTATCAAACAAAATACGCCAGCACATGAAATTTCCCAACACTTCGATTCTATATCAGCCTGTCTTTCGAAAGGCCTGGGTGCCCCCATGGGATCAGTCCTCTGCGGAACCAGAAAATTCATTCAAGATGCCAGGCGCTGGAGAAAGATGCTGGGGGGCGGGTGGCGGCAAGCCGGAATCGTGGCATCGGCTGGACTCTACGCACTCGAGCACAATATTGAACGACTGGTCGACGACCACGAAAATGCGCTTCTCCTCTCAAGACTGCTCGAGGAAATCGATGGCTTGGCTATCGACAAGCCCAAAGAACGGACAAATATGGTCTTTGTAACCGTGCCCGAAGTGATTGTACCCGAGCTAACACCCCGACTTCGCCAGGCCGGCATTCTAATCACCTGCGAGAGTAACCCCGTCAGGTTGGTAACACATCTGGATATCGATAAGCCCGCGATCTATCGCTCAGTAGAAGCTTTCCGACACGCTTTAAGCCATTAG